In one window of Chryseobacterium viscerum DNA:
- a CDS encoding MarR family winged helix-turn-helix transcriptional regulator has product MEKLNSIIFYNIDKAIRAYRNYAQRQLKAHGYTITIDQWLIIKAILENPGITQNEIGDLVFKDNASVTRIIDLMVKSEYIARHVHPEDRRKTNLEVTDSGVKVIREVQNIVEKNRKTALKGIKNEELEVMYSALLKISENCLNPKK; this is encoded by the coding sequence ATGGAAAAGTTAAATTCAATTATATTCTACAACATAGACAAAGCAATCAGAGCCTATAGAAACTATGCTCAGCGACAGCTGAAGGCCCATGGTTATACGATCACAATTGATCAGTGGCTTATCATCAAAGCGATTCTGGAAAACCCGGGAATTACCCAGAATGAGATTGGTGATCTTGTTTTCAAAGACAATGCTTCTGTCACAAGGATTATTGATTTAATGGTAAAATCCGAATACATCGCAAGACATGTTCATCCTGAAGACCGCCGAAAAACCAATCTGGAAGTAACAGATTCCGGAGTAAAAGTAATCAGAGAGGTTCAGAATATCGTGGAGAAGAACCGTAAAACGGCTTTAAAGGGTATTAAAAATGAGGAACTGGAAGTCATGTATTCAGCTTTACTGAAAATTTCAGAAAACTGTCTTAACCCTAAAAAGTAA
- a CDS encoding TonB-dependent receptor domain-containing protein, whose translation MTRILSFIFICILISFSSRYSAQQAAQSLSLSGNIKSGNAEQMEINLFNADHQLIKTEIADSNGKFNFNDLKEGTYQVKINKNGAEVYHSENISLAENMTLPSIDLNVKSIEGVTITKTKPLIERQDGKMIMNVENSIASTGNSAFEVLEKAPGVSIDNNDNISLRGKGNLLIQIDGKNTPMTGSDLANYLKGIPSSTIEKIEFITNPSSKYDAAGSAIINIKLKKEQRKGTNGSASTSLGTGKYVKNNNSFSINHRNKKINIFGNYSFAYREAYNGLVLDRNFYEANNFKKAYVQDNYLKFKFNSHVAKAGMDYYLNDKNVLGFSVGLVSNKFNVNGDNSNVTLGSNHLPESSFTTVNRSNDRWTNLSFNLNHKYTIDSLGSEISTDFDYINYANSSLQSFDTQTHDIASGTDNLDIIKGDMDGKLNIYSLKSDLTKNFKHEWKLETGIKTSFVKTDNDLKFFNASSGTLIPDLSKTNHFIYEENINAVYGNVSKKWEKFKATAGLRMENTNVKGTQLTTHQINKRNYTQLFPSAVFSYDLTEKSNLEVNFSRRITRPSYNQLNPFKFYLDPTTLKAGNPDLNAQTTMNYELTYSLSNKYFATLSYSKTSNNITDILKPVVENGQVVTVQTIENLNSVSYFGLNIIAPVKVTKWWDMNNSANFYYGSYTGNVSGTQINNKGNFTFSINSIHSFKLGNGFTAELTGNYKAREVYAYLDISPNWYLNIGAQKKFKNNSTLKLSFTDMFFTSNIKGQTVYNDYLENFAVKRDTRVVTLSYTYNFGSSKNGQPRKTGGAEDLKQRVGS comes from the coding sequence ATGACCAGAATACTCTCATTTATTTTTATCTGTATACTGATTTCGTTCAGCAGCAGATATTCTGCCCAACAGGCTGCACAGAGTTTATCCTTGTCCGGAAATATAAAATCCGGCAATGCCGAGCAGATGGAGATCAATCTCTTTAATGCAGATCATCAGTTAATCAAAACAGAAATTGCCGATAGTAATGGTAAATTTAATTTTAATGATTTAAAAGAAGGAACTTATCAGGTAAAAATCAATAAAAATGGCGCTGAAGTTTATCATTCTGAAAATATTTCCTTGGCTGAAAATATGACGCTCCCTTCCATAGACCTGAATGTAAAATCTATTGAAGGCGTAACGATTACCAAAACCAAACCTCTTATTGAAAGACAGGACGGAAAAATGATCATGAACGTTGAAAACAGTATTGCCAGCACCGGAAATTCTGCTTTTGAAGTCCTGGAAAAAGCTCCGGGAGTGAGTATTGACAATAATGATAATATCAGCCTCCGCGGAAAAGGAAATCTTCTGATTCAGATTGATGGCAAAAATACACCGATGACCGGAAGCGACCTTGCCAATTATCTTAAGGGAATTCCATCCTCTACCATTGAAAAGATAGAATTCATTACCAATCCTTCTTCCAAATATGATGCTGCAGGATCCGCAATCATTAATATTAAGCTTAAAAAAGAACAGAGAAAAGGAACCAACGGAAGTGCTTCCACGTCTTTAGGAACGGGTAAATATGTGAAAAACAATAACAGTTTCAGCATTAACCACCGAAATAAGAAAATCAATATTTTCGGAAATTACAGCTTTGCCTACAGAGAAGCATACAATGGTCTGGTACTGGACAGAAACTTCTATGAAGCCAACAATTTTAAAAAAGCATATGTACAGGATAATTATCTGAAATTTAAATTCAACAGCCATGTTGCCAAGGCAGGAATGGATTATTATCTGAATGATAAAAATGTACTTGGGTTTTCTGTAGGGCTGGTTTCCAACAAATTCAATGTGAACGGAGATAATTCCAATGTGACTCTGGGAAGCAACCATCTGCCTGAAAGCTCATTCACTACCGTCAACAGATCAAATGACCGCTGGACCAATCTTTCATTCAACCTTAATCATAAATACACGATTGATTCGTTAGGCTCTGAAATCTCTACTGATTTTGACTACATTAATTATGCAAATTCTTCGCTGCAAAGTTTTGATACCCAAACGCATGACATAGCCAGCGGAACGGATAATCTGGATATCATAAAAGGTGATATGGATGGAAAACTGAATATTTATTCTTTAAAATCTGATCTTACCAAGAATTTTAAACATGAATGGAAGCTGGAAACGGGAATTAAAACCAGCTTTGTAAAAACAGATAATGACCTGAAGTTCTTCAACGCAAGTTCTGGTACTCTCATTCCTGATCTTTCCAAAACCAATCATTTTATTTACGAAGAAAATATTAATGCGGTGTATGGAAATGTCTCTAAAAAATGGGAAAAGTTCAAAGCAACAGCAGGATTAAGAATGGAAAACACGAATGTAAAAGGAACCCAGCTTACCACCCATCAAATCAACAAAAGAAATTACACACAATTGTTTCCAAGTGCCGTTTTTTCTTATGACCTGACAGAAAAAAGCAACCTGGAAGTTAATTTCAGCAGAAGGATCACAAGACCCAGCTATAACCAGCTGAATCCTTTTAAATTTTATCTTGATCCTACGACACTTAAAGCAGGAAATCCTGATCTGAATGCACAAACTACAATGAATTATGAGCTGACTTACAGCCTGAGCAACAAATATTTTGCAACATTAAGCTACAGCAAAACATCTAATAATATCACAGATATCCTTAAACCTGTGGTAGAAAACGGACAGGTGGTTACAGTACAAACTATTGAAAATTTAAATTCTGTATCTTATTTCGGGTTAAATATTATTGCTCCTGTAAAGGTGACAAAGTGGTGGGATATGAACAACAGTGCTAATTTCTACTATGGATCATATACCGGAAATGTTTCTGGAACTCAAATCAACAACAAGGGGAATTTCACATTCAGTATCAACAGTATCCATTCTTTCAAACTAGGGAATGGCTTCACTGCTGAACTCACCGGAAATTATAAGGCAAGAGAAGTGTATGCTTATCTGGATATAAGTCCTAACTGGTATCTGAATATCGGGGCTCAGAAGAAATTCAAAAACAACAGCACCCTGAAATTATCTTTCACCGATATGTTCTTTACAAGTAATATAAAGGGACAAACCGTTTATAATGATTATCTCGAAAACTTTGCCGTAAAAAGAGATACCCGTGTGGTGACGCTTTCTTATACGTACAATTTTGGTTCTTCTAAAAACGGGCAGCCGAGAAAAACAGGAGGTGCTGAGGATCTGAAACAGAGAGTGGGAAGTTAA
- a CDS encoding polyribonucleotide nucleotidyltransferase, translating into MSIPQAFTEMITLADGREITIETGKLAKQADGSVVVKMGGTMLLATVVANKEANPGVDFLPLTVDYREKFYAGGRIPGNFFRREARPSDQEILTMRLVDRVLRPLFPEDFHAEVQVMISLISYDGKTIPDDLAGLAASAAIAITDIPFNGPMSEVRVVRFDGVLSINPSYEELKNSELDIMVGATKDSIVMVEGEMKEISEQEMLEAINFGHAEIKKQIEAQERLAEKVGKAFPKREYSHETHDEEIREKVWKETYDKVYEVARTPSGKEERGEKFKAVREEFLAQYADNEEELERVTPFVKVYYHDVEKEAMRQMILEDNIRLDGRDPQTIRPIWSEIDYLPGAHGSAVFTRGETQSLTAVTLGSVKDANMVDSVITQHDEKFFLHYNFPPFSTGEARPLRGTSRREVGHGNLAQRALQAVIPEENPYTIRIVSDILESNGSSSMATVCAGTLALMDAGVQITKPVSGIAMGLITDAKSGKFTVLSDILGDEDHLGDMDFKVTGTADGITACQMDIKIQGLSMDIMEKALMQARDGRLHILNKITETISEPRADVKPHAPKMVVMEISKDFIGAVIGPGGKIIQQMQKDTDTVIAIEEVGEIGRIEIAGTDREKINAAVAKINEITFVPVVGEVYKGKVVKVMDFGAFVAIAKGTEGLLHISEIEWARLDKVPYAEGDEVEVKFMGYDDRKKMKLSRKVLLPRPPRPEGQGRPEGQRRPEGQGRPEGQRRPEGQKPQGERPVENETPSNEA; encoded by the coding sequence ATGAGTATACCTCAAGCGTTTACAGAAATGATTACTCTTGCAGATGGCAGAGAAATCACTATCGAAACAGGGAAATTGGCCAAGCAGGCTGACGGATCTGTGGTAGTAAAAATGGGTGGAACAATGCTTTTAGCAACTGTTGTAGCCAATAAAGAAGCAAATCCTGGTGTAGATTTTTTACCATTAACAGTTGATTACAGAGAAAAATTCTATGCAGGTGGAAGAATTCCTGGAAACTTCTTCCGTAGAGAAGCAAGACCTTCAGATCAGGAAATTTTAACGATGCGTTTGGTGGACAGAGTTTTACGTCCGCTTTTCCCTGAAGATTTCCATGCTGAAGTTCAGGTGATGATTTCATTAATTTCTTATGACGGAAAAACAATTCCTGATGATTTAGCAGGTTTGGCAGCTTCTGCGGCTATTGCTATTACAGATATTCCTTTCAACGGACCAATGTCTGAAGTAAGAGTTGTAAGATTTGACGGAGTGCTTTCTATCAACCCAAGCTATGAAGAATTGAAAAATTCTGAGTTAGACATCATGGTTGGAGCTACCAAAGACTCCATCGTAATGGTAGAAGGAGAAATGAAAGAAATTTCTGAGCAGGAAATGTTAGAAGCTATTAATTTTGGTCATGCTGAAATTAAAAAGCAAATTGAAGCTCAGGAGAGATTAGCAGAAAAAGTAGGAAAAGCTTTCCCTAAGAGAGAATATTCTCACGAAACTCATGACGAAGAAATTCGTGAAAAAGTATGGAAAGAAACTTACGATAAAGTATATGAAGTAGCAAGAACTCCATCCGGAAAAGAGGAGAGAGGTGAAAAATTCAAAGCGGTTCGTGAAGAATTCCTTGCTCAATACGCTGATAATGAAGAAGAACTGGAAAGAGTAACTCCTTTCGTAAAAGTATATTACCATGACGTAGAAAAAGAAGCAATGCGTCAGATGATCCTTGAAGACAATATCCGTCTTGATGGCCGTGATCCTCAAACGATCCGTCCAATCTGGTCAGAAATTGATTACCTTCCTGGAGCTCACGGTTCTGCAGTGTTTACAAGAGGTGAAACTCAGTCTTTAACAGCAGTAACTTTAGGTTCTGTGAAAGATGCAAACATGGTAGACAGCGTAATTACGCAGCACGACGAGAAATTCTTCTTACATTATAACTTCCCTCCGTTCTCTACAGGTGAAGCAAGACCTCTAAGAGGAACTTCAAGAAGAGAAGTAGGACACGGTAACCTTGCTCAGAGAGCATTACAGGCTGTAATCCCTGAAGAAAATCCATATACAATCAGAATTGTTTCTGATATCCTTGAATCAAACGGTTCATCTTCAATGGCAACAGTGTGTGCAGGAACATTAGCACTAATGGATGCAGGGGTACAAATTACAAAACCTGTTTCTGGTATTGCTATGGGATTGATCACAGATGCAAAGTCTGGTAAATTCACTGTACTTTCTGATATCTTAGGAGATGAAGATCACCTTGGAGATATGGACTTTAAAGTAACAGGTACTGCAGATGGTATTACAGCTTGTCAGATGGATATTAAAATCCAGGGACTTTCTATGGACATCATGGAAAAAGCATTGATGCAGGCCAGAGACGGAAGACTACACATCTTAAATAAAATTACTGAAACTATTTCTGAACCAAGAGCAGACGTGAAGCCTCACGCTCCGAAAATGGTGGTGATGGAGATTTCTAAAGACTTCATTGGTGCTGTAATCGGGCCTGGAGGAAAAATCATTCAGCAGATGCAGAAAGATACAGATACCGTTATTGCTATTGAAGAAGTTGGTGAGATCGGACGTATCGAGATTGCAGGAACAGATAGAGAGAAAATCAATGCTGCTGTTGCAAAAATCAACGAAATTACATTCGTACCGGTTGTAGGAGAAGTTTACAAAGGTAAAGTAGTAAAAGTAATGGACTTCGGTGCTTTTGTAGCAATTGCTAAAGGTACAGAAGGGCTTCTTCATATTTCTGAAATTGAATGGGCTCGTCTTGACAAAGTTCCTTATGCTGAAGGTGATGAAGTAGAAGTGAAGTTCATGGGTTATGATGACCGTAAGAAAATGAAACTTTCAAGAAAAGTTCTTTTACCAAGACCTCCGAGACCAGAAGGACAAGGTAGACCAGAAGGGCAAAGAAGACCAGAAGGACAGGGAAGACCTGAGGGACAAAGAAGACCTGAAGGACAAAAACCACAAGGTGAAAGACCAGTGGAAAACGAAACTCCTTCTAACGAAGCTTAA
- a CDS encoding sugar MFS transporter — protein MINKEVPSQSRNYTVPLITITLLFFMWGFITCMNDILIPYLKQLFNLTFFESMLVQFCFFGAYFIGSLIYFLISITKGDPINKLGYKKGILFGIFLAAFGCVLFYPAATFSYYPLFLGALFILGLGFTVLQITANAYVSLLGSEESASSRLNMTQAFNAFGTTIAPVLGGHLIFEFFSSPDGSFSAVATRIPYLIFAGILLLVALLISRVKLPSFQMGEEEIVKGWGALEFSHLKFGVFAMFCYVGGEVAVGSFIISFLEQPQIMGFNEIISKNYLSMYWGGAMIGRFLGAISLNQSLSQSKKAVYMLGAAGAVFLVIFSIVNLTFSQISFFLVFIVLNFIAFFIGKAAPARTLSIFAAINVVLLISAMVNHGELAMYSILGIGIFNSIMFSNIYTLAISGLGKYTSQGSSLVVMAILGGAIVPIFQGYLADQFGVQHSFIIPVFCYLVILIFGAYCTKYLGHVESTEAKSGH, from the coding sequence ATGATTAATAAAGAAGTACCATCGCAAAGCAGGAATTATACGGTTCCGTTGATTACCATCACCCTGCTATTTTTTATGTGGGGATTCATCACCTGTATGAATGACATTCTGATTCCCTATCTGAAACAACTTTTCAATCTTACCTTTTTCGAATCCATGCTGGTGCAGTTCTGTTTTTTCGGGGCTTACTTTATCGGATCACTGATTTATTTCCTGATCTCCATTACGAAGGGAGATCCAATCAATAAATTAGGATATAAAAAGGGGATCCTGTTCGGAATTTTTCTGGCAGCTTTCGGCTGTGTTCTGTTTTATCCGGCAGCTACTTTCTCATATTATCCGTTGTTTTTGGGAGCTTTGTTTATTTTGGGACTAGGCTTTACGGTACTTCAGATCACTGCCAATGCGTATGTTTCGTTACTGGGAAGTGAAGAATCTGCTTCCAGCCGTCTGAATATGACTCAGGCATTCAATGCATTCGGAACTACGATTGCTCCTGTGTTAGGAGGCCACCTTATTTTTGAATTTTTCTCGTCTCCGGATGGATCATTCAGTGCAGTAGCAACAAGAATTCCATATCTTATTTTTGCGGGTATTCTCCTGCTGGTAGCCTTATTGATTTCCAGAGTTAAACTTCCGTCATTCCAGATGGGGGAAGAGGAAATTGTAAAAGGTTGGGGAGCTCTTGAATTCAGCCACCTGAAATTTGGTGTATTTGCTATGTTCTGCTATGTGGGTGGAGAAGTAGCGGTGGGTAGTTTTATCATTAGTTTCCTGGAACAACCTCAGATCATGGGTTTTAATGAAATCATCAGTAAAAATTACCTTTCCATGTATTGGGGTGGAGCGATGATCGGCCGTTTTCTGGGGGCTATCTCTTTAAATCAGTCCTTAAGCCAGAGCAAAAAAGCTGTTTATATGCTGGGAGCAGCAGGAGCTGTTTTCCTTGTGATCTTCAGCATTGTAAATCTTACTTTCTCTCAGATCAGCTTTTTCCTTGTATTTATTGTTCTGAATTTCATTGCCTTTTTCATTGGTAAAGCAGCTCCGGCAAGAACATTATCCATCTTCGCAGCCATCAATGTAGTATTATTGATTTCTGCTATGGTGAATCATGGTGAACTGGCAATGTACAGCATTTTAGGGATCGGAATTTTCAACTCTATTATGTTTTCTAACATTTATACATTAGCAATTTCAGGACTTGGTAAATATACCAGTCAGGGATCTTCCTTGGTGGTAATGGCTATTCTGGGAGGCGCTATAGTCCCTATCTTCCAGGGGTATCTTGCAGATCAGTTTGGAGTACAGCACTCATTTATCATTCCTGTATTCTGCTATCTGGTTATTCTGATATTTGGTGCTTACTGTACCAAATATCTGGGTCATGTGGAAAGCACCGAAGCCAAATCAGGGCATTAA
- a CDS encoding DUF4260 domain-containing protein — MKIQLKLEYTAFLLLGAYAFAQTGYSWWWFAGLFLAPDISMLGYTVNNKAGAFFYNLFHHFGVAIIVYFAGTALSLPYLQMIGAILFSHSAFDRILGYGLKYPDSFQNTHLGKIGKKAE; from the coding sequence ATGAAAATACAGTTAAAACTTGAATACACAGCATTTCTGTTATTAGGAGCCTATGCTTTTGCCCAAACAGGATATTCATGGTGGTGGTTTGCAGGACTATTCCTTGCACCGGACATTTCAATGCTGGGATATACTGTTAATAATAAAGCAGGGGCTTTTTTCTATAATCTCTTCCATCATTTTGGAGTGGCTATCATTGTTTATTTTGCAGGAACAGCCTTATCCCTTCCCTATTTACAGATGATTGGAGCCATTTTATTTTCTCATTCCGCTTTTGACAGAATTCTGGGCTATGGATTGAAATATCCGGATAGTTTTCAGAATACGCATTTGGGGAAAATTGGGAAGAAGGCTGAGTAG
- the rpsO gene encoding 30S ribosomal protein S15, giving the protein MYLTTDKKQEIFAQHGKSAQDTGSAEGQIALFTFRINHLSQHLKANRHDFNTERSLVKLVGKRKSLLDYLKKKDIARYRAIIAALGLRK; this is encoded by the coding sequence ATGTACTTAACAACAGACAAAAAGCAGGAAATTTTCGCACAACATGGAAAATCTGCACAGGACACAGGAAGCGCAGAAGGACAAATCGCTCTTTTCACTTTCAGAATCAACCACTTATCTCAGCACTTAAAGGCTAACCGTCACGATTTCAACACAGAGAGATCTCTAGTGAAATTGGTAGGTAAGAGAAAAAGTTTATTAGATTACCTTAAAAAGAAAGATATCGCAAGATATAGAGCTATTATTGCTGCATTAGGTTTAAGAAAATAA
- a CDS encoding bacteriocin-like protein, giving the protein MKNLKKLSREKSKQINGGSIERCSDSNPCAVGYCCYGICSPFICLE; this is encoded by the coding sequence ATGAAAAATCTAAAGAAACTCAGCCGGGAAAAATCTAAGCAAATCAATGGAGGATCCATTGAAAGATGCAGTGACAGTAATCCATGTGCCGTAGGATATTGCTGCTATGGCATTTGCTCACCATTCATCTGTCTTGAATAA
- a CDS encoding bacteriocin-like protein — MKNLKKLSRQVQKEIKGSGPFKRCTEHYECPGGSCCHNICVLNPCPLE; from the coding sequence ATGAAAAATCTAAAAAAACTCAGCAGACAAGTACAAAAGGAAATTAAAGGCAGCGGGCCTTTCAAAAGATGTACGGAACATTACGAATGTCCGGGCGGATCATGTTGTCATAACATCTGCGTTCTAAATCCATGTCCCCTGGAATAA
- a CDS encoding bacteriocin-like protein translates to MKNLKKLSREAAKQINGGIGPFRCSITRPCSVGYCCNGECLDHDCPIEP, encoded by the coding sequence ATGAAAAACTTAAAGAAACTCAGCAGAGAAGCTGCAAAACAAATCAATGGTGGTATCGGCCCCTTCAGATGCAGTATAACAAGACCATGTTCTGTGGGATATTGCTGCAATGGAGAATGTCTTGATCATGACTGTCCGATAGAGCCTTAA
- the mgtE gene encoding magnesium transporter, with product MNSRDELIFNPADIAETLSELPADERLLAFLKVPKEYKAEVFSHLDPDFQEDTIRSIGSDEVSEILNAMTPDDRTALFEDFPDELIKYSINHLNPQERRIALKLLGYNSDSIARLMTPYYIQIRKEWTVKRCLQQIKKVGKRVETMNYLYVVDERNRLIDDLAIGTLLLEEEDTLVSDITDNHFVAITTTTSKEDAVTYFEKYDRGALPIITEAGVLVGIVTIDDILDQIEQQNTEDIQKFGGLEALDLPYTQTSWTEMIKKRATWLIILFVSEMLTASAMGYFDKEIEKAVVLALFVPLIISSGGNSGSQAATLIIRAMALQEISLKDWWYVMKKEIISGLCLGAILGVIGFIRIMLWQQIGLFDYGQYWVYVGLSVSVSLIAIVLWGTLSGSMIPFVLKKLNLDPATSSAPFVATLVDVTGLIIYFTVAGLFLTGKLL from the coding sequence TTGAATTCTAGAGACGAACTTATCTTCAACCCTGCCGATATTGCCGAAACTCTCAGCGAACTTCCTGCTGATGAGAGGCTGCTTGCGTTCCTGAAGGTTCCGAAAGAGTACAAAGCAGAAGTTTTTTCACACCTTGACCCTGATTTTCAAGAAGATACCATCAGAAGTATCGGAAGCGATGAGGTTTCTGAAATTCTGAATGCAATGACTCCGGATGACAGGACCGCTCTTTTCGAGGACTTCCCGGATGAGCTTATCAAATATTCCATCAATCATCTTAACCCGCAGGAAAGAAGAATTGCTTTAAAGCTTCTTGGCTACAACTCAGATTCTATTGCCCGTCTGATGACTCCTTATTATATTCAGATCCGTAAGGAATGGACGGTAAAAAGGTGTCTTCAGCAGATCAAAAAGGTAGGAAAAAGAGTGGAAACCATGAACTATCTATATGTGGTGGATGAAAGAAACCGCCTGATTGATGACCTTGCTATCGGAACTTTACTGTTGGAAGAGGAAGACACGCTGGTTTCTGATATCACAGACAATCATTTCGTGGCGATTACCACTACAACTTCCAAAGAAGACGCGGTGACTTATTTCGAAAAGTATGACCGTGGCGCTCTTCCCATTATTACGGAAGCCGGTGTGCTGGTAGGAATTGTAACGATTGATGATATCCTCGATCAGATTGAACAACAGAATACGGAAGATATTCAGAAGTTCGGGGGATTGGAAGCATTGGATCTTCCCTATACACAGACCTCATGGACTGAAATGATCAAAAAAAGGGCAACCTGGCTGATCATCTTATTCGTTTCGGAAATGCTGACAGCTTCTGCAATGGGCTATTTTGATAAAGAAATTGAGAAAGCTGTTGTGCTGGCCTTATTTGTTCCGTTGATTATTTCCAGTGGAGGAAATTCCGGATCGCAGGCAGCAACGTTGATTATTCGTGCAATGGCGCTTCAGGAGATCAGTCTTAAGGACTGGTGGTATGTCATGAAAAAGGAAATTATCTCCGGATTATGTCTTGGAGCTATTTTGGGAGTAATTGGTTTTATAAGAATTATGCTTTGGCAGCAGATTGGTCTTTTTGATTATGGCCAATATTGGGTTTATGTCGGATTAAGTGTTTCTGTTTCCCTGATTGCCATTGTATTGTGGGGAACACTATCCGGTTCTATGATCCCGTTTGTCTTAAAGAAATTAAATCTTGACCCAGCTACCTCTTCTGCTCCTTTTGTAGCAACATTGGTGGATGTTACAGGACTTATTATCTATTTTACTGTAGCCGGACTTTTCTTAACCGGAAAACTTTTGTAA
- a CDS encoding ABC transporter substrate-binding protein, with product MKIVSLVPSITEALFDLGLTENEVIGRTKFCIHPQDKIKNVSVIGGTKNINIEKIKMLQPDLILANKEENVKDQVEALMDDFKVMVTNVETIEDNYYLLKSLGKLFGKEERAQLFNLKIYEILSQAKLETPVKAAYLIWKNPYMTIGSDTFIHRILSEIGFENIFKDKTRYPQITTEDLADADVIMLSSEPFPFKEKHIEELQAFFPDKKIMIVDGEAFSWYGTHIAKCENYFKDLLAEIHLMQQS from the coding sequence ATGAAAATCGTCTCACTTGTACCCTCTATTACTGAGGCTTTATTTGACCTTGGACTCACCGAAAATGAAGTGATCGGGAGAACAAAATTCTGCATTCACCCTCAGGATAAAATAAAAAATGTATCAGTAATCGGCGGGACCAAAAATATCAATATTGAGAAAATAAAAATGCTGCAGCCGGATCTCATTCTTGCCAATAAGGAAGAGAATGTAAAAGATCAGGTAGAAGCTTTGATGGATGACTTCAAGGTAATGGTCACCAATGTAGAAACGATTGAGGACAATTATTACCTGCTTAAAAGTCTTGGAAAACTTTTCGGAAAGGAAGAAAGAGCCCAGCTTTTTAATCTTAAAATATATGAAATCCTGAGCCAGGCCAAGCTGGAAACACCTGTGAAAGCAGCCTATCTTATCTGGAAGAACCCTTATATGACCATTGGTTCAGATACGTTTATTCATAGGATTTTATCAGAGATTGGCTTTGAGAATATTTTCAAGGATAAAACCCGTTACCCTCAAATTACGACTGAAGATCTTGCAGATGCAGATGTCATCATGCTTTCTTCTGAACCGTTTCCGTTTAAAGAAAAACATATTGAAGAACTGCAGGCTTTCTTTCCTGATAAAAAGATAATGATCGTAGATGGTGAAGCATTTTCCTGGTATGGAACTCATATTGCGAAATGTGAAAATTATTTTAAAGACCTTCTTGCTGAAATTCACCTGATGCAGCAAAGCTAA
- a CDS encoding cupin domain-containing protein — translation MSDTVILSEGAEFDHIIREVSKYINLYVMAFEKNERTITQMDKRENMYGGNGTVYMLQMFDQKELAHNRLAAYMVLLNKGDESGFHTHNQRNEQELYVVVHGTGEYRERAGVEGPIRKKILQKGDITAINSIGYHSIENTGDEPLIMFVITTYNL, via the coding sequence ATGTCTGATACAGTTATATTATCTGAAGGAGCAGAATTCGATCACATTATTCGGGAAGTTTCAAAATACATCAATCTTTACGTAATGGCATTTGAAAAGAATGAACGCACCATTACACAAATGGATAAACGTGAGAATATGTATGGTGGAAACGGAACTGTATATATGCTGCAGATGTTTGATCAGAAGGAATTAGCTCATAATCGTCTGGCTGCTTATATGGTTTTGTTGAATAAAGGTGATGAATCCGGATTTCATACGCATAATCAAAGAAATGAGCAGGAACTGTACGTAGTAGTGCATGGAACCGGAGAATATCGTGAAAGAGCTGGTGTTGAGGGGCCTATACGAAAGAAAATTCTTCAGAAAGGAGATATTACGGCTATTAATTCTATAGGTTACCATTCTATTGAAAATACGGGAGATGAGCCTTTAATCATGTTTGTTATTACCACTTATAATCTATAG